Proteins encoded within one genomic window of Akkermansiaceae bacterium:
- a CDS encoding FecR domain-containing protein: MNDPGTLARIIGGEASTDEIVRFTEAAKSDPQLLEAYVKHAEIDAALSVLRENPALKEQIHERLLEAVRDAERNLFRQSITRRLEIRRKFTRVSRIAAALAIFAAGALLWSKLWPQDVATITRLEGVEWDGNAAGGVGASLRKGTVLSISDGLVELEMDGRGTMILEGPARLTLEAAHGSSLKHGRLTMHVTEKGHGYRIETPEGDIVDLGTEFGIAVSSDGESEIHVIDGKVEVSPNGGSTELLARDEAMRLGGGGKRIEADRAGFYTALPPRSESTANYVHWGFDELSGPAMAAERGLPPGPKEMTLHFMDQGAPPLRETAVFGTGMAFDGKGSYTESAFRGIDGNKPRTVCFWVKVPEDIGPRESSALVSWGRFQHDRYGEAWQISINAIPYDGEDGRIRVGAVGGTIVGTQDLRDGKWHHVAIVLYGGSHQDIGTHVIVYIDGKMERISRRALGQIMTNTQSADHGVWLGRNISYLRTTPDHWHGGFFRGSMDEVYIFDAALPQGDIIGLMERNAPPR, encoded by the coding sequence ATGAACGATCCCGGAACATTGGCCCGCATCATCGGAGGGGAAGCATCCACCGATGAGATCGTACGTTTCACCGAAGCGGCGAAGTCCGATCCGCAACTGCTGGAAGCCTATGTGAAGCACGCCGAGATCGACGCCGCCTTGTCCGTGCTCCGCGAAAATCCCGCGCTGAAAGAACAAATCCACGAGCGGCTTCTCGAAGCAGTCAGAGATGCCGAGCGGAATCTTTTCCGTCAGAGCATCACCCGCCGGCTGGAGATCCGCCGGAAGTTCACCCGCGTCTCACGGATCGCCGCCGCGCTCGCGATCTTCGCCGCCGGCGCCCTGCTCTGGTCGAAGCTGTGGCCGCAGGACGTCGCGACGATCACCCGGCTGGAAGGCGTGGAGTGGGATGGAAACGCCGCGGGCGGGGTCGGTGCATCGCTGCGGAAAGGAACGGTGCTTTCCATTTCCGATGGCCTCGTCGAACTGGAAATGGATGGCCGCGGCACGATGATCCTCGAAGGCCCGGCCCGGCTCACGCTCGAAGCCGCCCATGGATCCTCACTCAAGCACGGACGGCTGACCATGCACGTCACGGAAAAAGGCCACGGCTACCGGATCGAAACCCCCGAAGGTGACATCGTCGATCTCGGGACCGAGTTCGGCATCGCCGTCAGCTCCGACGGTGAAAGCGAAATCCATGTCATCGATGGCAAGGTCGAGGTTTCACCGAACGGCGGTTCGACCGAGCTTCTCGCCCGCGACGAAGCGATGCGTCTCGGTGGTGGCGGAAAAAGGATCGAGGCGGACCGCGCCGGATTCTACACCGCGCTGCCGCCGCGTTCGGAATCCACCGCGAACTACGTGCACTGGGGCTTCGACGAACTCTCCGGCCCTGCCATGGCCGCCGAGCGGGGCCTGCCGCCGGGACCGAAGGAAATGACCCTTCATTTCATGGATCAAGGCGCGCCTCCCCTCCGTGAGACAGCCGTCTTCGGTACGGGGATGGCGTTCGACGGCAAAGGCTCCTACACCGAGAGCGCCTTCCGCGGCATCGATGGCAACAAGCCGCGCACCGTCTGCTTCTGGGTGAAAGTACCGGAGGACATCGGTCCGCGCGAAAGCTCCGCACTCGTATCATGGGGGCGCTTCCAGCATGATCGCTACGGGGAAGCTTGGCAGATCTCGATCAACGCGATCCCTTATGATGGGGAGGACGGCCGCATCCGTGTTGGTGCGGTTGGCGGTACGATCGTCGGCACGCAGGATCTTCGTGACGGTAAATGGCATCATGTTGCGATCGTTCTCTATGGAGGATCGCATCAGGACATCGGCACACACGTCATCGTCTATATTGATGGAAAGATGGAAAGGATTTCCCGCCGCGCGCTCGGCCAGATCATGACCAACACGCAGTCGGCGGACCATGGCGTCTGGCTTGGCCGGAATATTTCCTATCTCCGGACGACACCGGACCACTGGCACGGAGGATTTTTCCGCGGCTCGATGGATGAGGTCTATATCTTCGACGCCGCCCTGCCGCAGGGAGACATCATCGGGCTGATGGAGAGAAATGCTCCGCCGCGATAA
- a CDS encoding sigma-70 family RNA polymerase sigma factor: MEESDQLLRSSQQGNIDAFGKLVLLHEGWLRAFLRARLRDSHAVDDLAQDVFVTAFLRVRDFRLGESFEAWLRGIAINHFRNHVRKRRESHIGGQAELDELMSQRPEISLCGGSLLEALEECLSRLNPASRELLDERYLKGHTVRTLSAESGMNYSALTMRLHRIREQLAQCVQLKLGMNA; this comes from the coding sequence ATGGAAGAATCGGATCAACTCCTGCGGTCCAGCCAGCAGGGCAACATCGACGCCTTCGGCAAGCTCGTCCTGCTCCATGAGGGGTGGCTGCGCGCTTTCCTGCGCGCTCGGCTCCGTGACAGTCATGCGGTGGATGATCTCGCGCAGGATGTCTTCGTCACCGCCTTCCTGCGCGTCAGGGATTTCCGGCTGGGTGAAAGTTTCGAGGCCTGGCTCCGCGGCATCGCGATCAATCATTTCAGGAACCATGTGCGGAAGCGCCGCGAAAGCCACATCGGCGGCCAGGCTGAACTCGACGAGCTGATGAGCCAGCGGCCGGAAATCTCCCTCTGTGGTGGTTCCCTTCTCGAAGCGCTCGAAGAATGCCTTTCGAGGCTCAATCCAGCTTCCCGCGAGCTGCTGGACGAACGCTACCTGAAGGGCCACACGGTCCGCACCCTGAGCGCCGAAAGCGGAATGAACTACTCCGCGCTGACGATGCGGCTGCACCGCATCCGTGAACAACTGGCCCAGTGCGTGCAGCTCAAACTCGGAATGAACGCATGA
- the pabB gene encoding aminodeoxychorismate synthase component I — MEDSLIGSMDRLRRLDGFAPVEVARRLRHLPGMVFFDSAGYTPFGGKRTISVIAARPVRILKGSIHSPADREVLENAHAAGTGFARDYGFPLGGLCGWVDYEGEFVFGEYREMLVHCHDDDSWWETGGLSSEIRAEGAGGDAPVIGDFRALTGRERFIKGVERVREWIAAGDIYQVNLSQAFRAEISGGSLFDLYESLREASPAPMAAWLSLDGREVLSSSPETFLKISGRGIETQPIKGTRPRFPDPDEDRRSAYELQTSAKEISELVMITDLLRNDLGQVCGFGSVTVSEMLRLETLAQVHHLVSTVVGTLRPEISTVGALAACFPGGSITGAPKKRAMEIIRELEDAPRGIYCGAIGWLGFNGESSFSIAIRTLIREGDHLTYQVGAGIVADSDPEKEYEETLHKAAGIRLAIGRWQSLRPGG; from the coding sequence ATGGAGGACTCATTGATCGGATCCATGGACCGCCTGCGCCGCCTGGACGGGTTTGCGCCGGTGGAGGTCGCCCGGCGGCTGCGTCATCTGCCCGGAATGGTTTTCTTCGACTCCGCGGGCTACACGCCGTTTGGCGGCAAGCGGACGATCTCGGTCATCGCCGCCCGCCCGGTCAGAATCCTCAAAGGGAGCATCCATTCACCCGCGGACCGGGAGGTTCTGGAGAACGCCCATGCCGCGGGCACAGGCTTCGCCCGGGACTACGGCTTCCCGCTCGGCGGACTCTGCGGTTGGGTGGACTACGAAGGGGAGTTCGTTTTCGGGGAGTACCGGGAAATGCTGGTGCATTGCCACGACGATGACAGTTGGTGGGAAACCGGCGGGCTTTCCTCTGAAATCCGTGCTGAAGGAGCAGGTGGGGATGCACCCGTGATCGGAGATTTCCGTGCCCTGACGGGTCGGGAGCGCTTCATCAAGGGCGTGGAGCGGGTGAGGGAATGGATCGCCGCGGGCGACATCTACCAAGTGAATCTCTCCCAGGCGTTCCGGGCGGAGATTTCCGGCGGCTCGCTGTTCGATCTCTATGAATCCCTGCGCGAAGCCTCCCCCGCGCCCATGGCGGCCTGGCTTTCGCTGGATGGCAGGGAGGTGCTCAGCTCCTCGCCGGAGACCTTCCTGAAAATCTCCGGGCGTGGGATCGAAACCCAGCCCATCAAGGGCACGCGTCCCCGCTTTCCGGATCCGGACGAGGACCGGCGTTCCGCCTACGAGCTGCAGACCTCCGCCAAGGAGATCTCAGAACTGGTGATGATCACCGACCTGCTGCGGAACGATCTCGGGCAGGTCTGCGGATTCGGCAGCGTGACGGTTTCCGAAATGCTGCGGTTGGAAACCCTCGCCCAAGTCCACCATCTCGTTTCCACCGTGGTGGGCACCCTTCGTCCGGAGATTTCCACCGTCGGCGCGCTGGCCGCCTGCTTCCCGGGGGGCAGCATCACCGGAGCACCGAAAAAGCGGGCCATGGAGATCATCCGGGAGCTGGAGGACGCTCCCCGCGGCATCTACTGTGGGGCCATCGGCTGGCTCGGTTTCAACGGCGAAAGTTCCTTCAGCATCGCCATCCGCACGCTCATCCGGGAGGGAGACCACCTCACCTATCAGGTCGGAGCCGGCATCGTTGCGGATTCCGATCCGGAAAAGGAGTATGAGGAAACGCTCCACAAGGCCGCCGGAATCCGATTGGCGATCGGGCGTTGGCAAAGCTTGCGCCCGGGCGGATGA
- a CDS encoding elongation factor G: MKDLSKYRNIGIFAHVDAGKTTTTERILKLTGKIHKIGEVHDGASTMDFMEQEAERGITIQSAATTCFWNGHQFNVIDTPGHVDFTIEVYRSLKVLDGGIGVFCGSGGVEPQSETNWRYANDSKVSRVIYVNKLDRIGADFYRVIGQVKRILGATPLVMVLPIGTESDFVGVVDLLTRKAHIWDDSGLPENFKIEDVPADMVDKVEEYRAALIETAVEQDDEVMEAYLEGTEPDIDTIKRCIRKGTIDLAFFPTYCGSSFKNKGLQLVLNAVVDYLPSPVEVKPLPEVDAEGNETGEFAVSDPAKPLRALAFKIMDDKFGALTFTRIYSGTIKKGDTILNSFTGKTERVSRMVEMHADDRNEIESAQAGDIVAIVGLKNVQTGHTLCDEKNPATLEPMVFPEPVISIAVAPKDKANAEKLATAIGKMVAEDPSFRVETDEETNEMILKGMGELHLDIKIDILKRTHKVEVAVGAPQVAYRETITKPVNDSYTHKKQSGGSGQFAKIDYTIEPGEPGTGFIFESKVVGGSIPKEFIPAVEKGFKTSVDKGPLAGYPCLDFKVILNEGGFHAVDSSNIAFEIAAKAAYRQTMPKAGPQILEPMMKLDVFTPEEKVGDVIGDLNRRRGMIQGQEPTPGGVRIKAEAPLSAMFGYIGDLRTMTSGRGQFSMEFSHYAPCPKNVSDDVIAKAKAREEALRK, encoded by the coding sequence ATGAAGGACCTCTCCAAATACCGCAACATCGGCATTTTCGCCCACGTGGACGCGGGCAAAACCACCACCACTGAACGGATTCTGAAGCTCACCGGCAAGATCCACAAGATCGGTGAGGTGCACGACGGTGCTTCCACGATGGACTTCATGGAGCAGGAAGCCGAGCGGGGCATCACCATCCAGTCCGCCGCGACCACCTGTTTCTGGAACGGCCACCAGTTCAACGTCATCGACACCCCCGGCCACGTTGACTTCACCATCGAAGTCTATCGCTCCCTGAAGGTTCTGGACGGCGGCATCGGTGTGTTCTGCGGTTCGGGTGGCGTTGAGCCACAGTCCGAAACCAACTGGCGCTACGCGAACGACTCGAAGGTTTCCCGCGTCATCTACGTCAACAAGCTCGACCGGATCGGCGCTGATTTCTACCGCGTCATCGGCCAGGTGAAGCGCATCCTGGGTGCCACCCCGCTCGTCATGGTCCTGCCGATCGGCACCGAGTCCGACTTCGTCGGCGTCGTGGACCTGCTCACCCGCAAGGCCCACATCTGGGACGATTCCGGTCTGCCGGAGAACTTCAAGATCGAAGACGTACCCGCCGACATGGTGGATAAGGTCGAGGAGTACCGCGCCGCCCTCATCGAAACCGCCGTCGAGCAGGACGATGAAGTCATGGAAGCCTACCTCGAAGGCACCGAGCCGGACATCGACACCATCAAGCGCTGTATCCGCAAGGGCACCATCGACCTCGCGTTCTTCCCGACCTACTGCGGTTCCTCCTTCAAGAACAAGGGCCTGCAGCTCGTCCTCAACGCCGTCGTGGACTACCTCCCATCCCCGGTCGAAGTGAAGCCTCTCCCGGAAGTGGACGCCGAAGGCAACGAAACCGGCGAATTCGCCGTTTCCGATCCTGCCAAGCCGCTCCGCGCGCTGGCGTTCAAGATCATGGACGACAAGTTCGGTGCCCTGACCTTCACCCGGATCTACTCCGGCACCATCAAGAAGGGTGACACCATCCTCAACTCCTTCACCGGCAAGACCGAGCGCGTCAGCCGGATGGTGGAGATGCACGCGGATGACCGCAACGAAATCGAATCCGCCCAAGCGGGTGACATCGTCGCCATCGTCGGCCTCAAGAACGTGCAGACCGGTCACACCCTGTGCGACGAGAAGAACCCGGCCACCCTGGAGCCGATGGTGTTCCCTGAGCCCGTCATCTCCATCGCCGTTGCTCCGAAGGACAAGGCGAACGCCGAGAAGCTTGCGACCGCCATCGGCAAGATGGTCGCCGAGGATCCATCCTTCCGCGTCGAAACCGACGAGGAAACCAACGAGATGATCCTCAAGGGCATGGGCGAGCTCCACCTCGACATCAAGATCGACATCCTCAAGCGGACCCACAAGGTCGAGGTTGCCGTGGGCGCTCCACAGGTCGCCTACCGCGAAACCATCACCAAGCCGGTCAACGACAGCTACACCCACAAGAAGCAGTCCGGTGGTTCCGGCCAGTTCGCGAAGATCGACTACACCATCGAGCCCGGCGAGCCAGGCACCGGCTTCATCTTCGAATCGAAGGTGGTCGGCGGCAGCATTCCGAAGGAGTTCATCCCGGCCGTCGAAAAAGGCTTCAAGACCTCCGTGGACAAGGGGCCGCTCGCCGGCTACCCATGCTTGGACTTCAAGGTCATCCTCAACGAAGGTGGCTTCCACGCGGTTGACTCCAGCAACATCGCGTTCGAAATCGCCGCGAAGGCCGCCTACCGCCAGACCATGCCGAAGGCCGGTCCGCAGATCCTCGAGCCGATGATGAAGCTCGACGTCTTCACCCCCGAAGAAAAAGTGGGTGACGTGATCGGCGACCTCAACCGCCGCCGCGGCATGATCCAGGGCCAGGAGCCGACCCCGGGTGGTGTCCGCATCAAGGCAGAGGCCCCGCTGTCCGCCATGTTCGGCTACATCGGTGACCTCCGCACCATGACCTCCGGCCGTGGCCAGTTCTCCATGGAGTTCAGCCACTACGCACCTTGCCCGAAAAACGTCTCCGACGACGTTATCGCCAAGGCCAAAGCCCGCGAAGAGGCCCTGCGCAAGTAA
- a CDS encoding ketoacyl-ACP synthase III translates to MEVCIAGTGSYVPEKVLTNDELSKIVDTTDEWIFSRTGIKERRIAAEGEFTSHMATKAAERALEQAGLAASEIELIIVATITPDTFTPATACYVQQNLGAHRAVAFDISAACSGFLYAMKLSKRLISDGAFKNALIIGAEKLSAFVNWEDRATCVLFGDGAGAAVLRRAEPGEGSIIATEMGTDGNLTHLLNIPGGGSACPITPANAGLHLATLAMQGKEVFKHAVNRMKEAAEKVIERAGLQSEDIACVIPHQANLRIIDAIADRLTVPNERVFVNLHKYGNTSAAAVAIALDEANREGKFKRGEHIVLVVFGAGLTWAAAAVRW, encoded by the coding sequence ATCGAAGTCTGCATCGCCGGCACCGGCAGTTACGTCCCGGAGAAGGTCCTGACCAACGATGAGCTTTCGAAGATCGTCGATACCACGGATGAGTGGATCTTTTCCCGCACCGGCATCAAGGAGCGCCGGATCGCCGCGGAGGGTGAGTTCACCTCCCATATGGCCACGAAGGCCGCGGAGCGCGCCCTGGAGCAAGCCGGCCTGGCCGCCTCCGAGATCGAGCTGATCATCGTCGCCACCATCACCCCTGACACCTTCACCCCGGCAACCGCCTGCTACGTGCAGCAGAATCTGGGTGCCCATCGCGCGGTGGCCTTTGACATTTCGGCCGCCTGTTCCGGCTTCCTCTACGCGATGAAGCTTTCCAAGCGGCTGATCTCGGATGGTGCGTTCAAGAACGCCCTCATCATCGGCGCGGAAAAGCTCTCCGCCTTCGTGAACTGGGAGGACCGCGCGACCTGCGTGCTTTTCGGTGACGGCGCGGGTGCCGCGGTTCTCCGCCGCGCGGAGCCGGGCGAAGGCTCCATCATCGCCACGGAGATGGGCACGGACGGAAACCTCACCCACCTGCTCAACATCCCCGGCGGTGGTTCCGCCTGCCCCATCACCCCGGCGAATGCGGGCCTCCACCTCGCCACGCTGGCAATGCAGGGGAAGGAAGTCTTCAAGCACGCGGTCAACCGCATGAAGGAGGCCGCGGAAAAAGTCATCGAGCGCGCCGGCCTCCAGTCGGAGGACATCGCGTGTGTCATCCCGCACCAAGCGAACCTCCGCATCATCGACGCCATCGCGGACCGGCTCACGGTGCCGAACGAGCGCGTCTTCGTGAACCTCCACAAATACGGCAACACCTCCGCCGCCGCGGTGGCCATCGCTCTCGATGAGGCGAACCGCGAAGGGAAATTCAAGCGCGGGGAGCACATCGTGCTGGTGGTCTTCGGCGCGGGCCTGACCTGGGCCGCCGCCGCCGTCCGCTGGTAA
- a CDS encoding POT family MFS transporter, giving the protein MAHRSTPLETDKMPPGIPYIIGNEAAERFSFYGMRTILVVFMTQYLQFMDNTGGTSISGTEAVGYFHQFAGWVYFTPLIGALLSDIFLGKYRTILFLSLFYCLGHGALACMGLVGESKWWLITGLSLICIGAGGIKPCVSAHVGDQFGKLNQHLITRIYNWFYFSINFGAIFSTLLTPWLLEHYGPHWAFGVPGVLMAIATFMFWLGRHRFVHIPASGWGFFREAFSWEGFAALAKLVPLFAFIAVFWSLYDQTGSSWVLQAKQMDLNFLGITWLESQIQAVNPILILIFIPLFTLVLYPAINRVFRLTPLRKIGIGLSLLVATYVLTTVVQSWIDAGQRPSIGWQMLSFILITAAEVMVAIVGLEFAYTQAPRAMKSWVMSLFWLAVWLGNYFTAEVNRFISTPSAAQTQFSQAISRLPEDWKESPRNIVLPGYDGITGTMDDFVARCRQGRLDSFEIPGRDLYFSAAERIEQVSAEKFPSKDDGNLLLQGMKDPWGHAMRYEVIDSSHIRISSKGPGEKEKSEWSLGVVIEKTEGEAVAPKNTWLARRKAELGIREKASPGGFKRTEFSGGESKLEGAAYFRFFTWLILGTLVVYLPFSLIYRPKTYLHES; this is encoded by the coding sequence ATGGCGCACCGCAGCACCCCGCTGGAAACCGACAAGATGCCGCCGGGCATCCCCTACATCATCGGCAACGAAGCCGCCGAACGGTTTTCCTTCTACGGGATGCGGACGATTCTGGTCGTGTTCATGACGCAGTACCTGCAGTTCATGGACAATACGGGCGGCACCTCCATTTCCGGCACGGAGGCCGTCGGCTACTTCCACCAGTTCGCGGGGTGGGTGTATTTCACCCCGCTGATCGGCGCCCTGCTTTCCGACATCTTCCTCGGGAAGTACCGCACCATCCTTTTCCTGTCGCTGTTCTACTGCCTGGGCCACGGCGCGCTGGCGTGCATGGGGCTGGTGGGGGAGTCGAAGTGGTGGCTCATCACCGGACTGTCCCTCATCTGCATCGGCGCGGGCGGCATCAAGCCCTGCGTCTCCGCGCATGTGGGCGACCAGTTCGGAAAGCTGAACCAGCACCTGATCACGCGCATCTACAACTGGTTCTACTTTTCCATCAACTTCGGCGCGATCTTCTCCACGCTGCTCACTCCATGGCTGCTGGAGCACTACGGCCCGCACTGGGCGTTCGGCGTGCCCGGCGTCCTGATGGCCATCGCCACGTTCATGTTCTGGCTGGGGCGGCACCGTTTCGTCCACATCCCGGCGTCCGGCTGGGGATTCTTCCGTGAGGCGTTTTCCTGGGAGGGATTCGCCGCGCTGGCGAAGCTCGTCCCACTGTTCGCGTTCATCGCCGTCTTCTGGTCGCTCTACGACCAGACCGGTTCCTCCTGGGTCCTGCAGGCGAAGCAGATGGACCTGAACTTCCTCGGCATCACCTGGCTGGAATCCCAGATCCAGGCGGTGAATCCCATCCTGATCCTCATCTTCATCCCGCTGTTCACGCTGGTGCTCTATCCGGCGATCAACCGGGTTTTCCGGCTCACGCCGCTCAGGAAGATCGGCATTGGCCTTTCGCTGCTGGTGGCGACGTATGTGCTCACCACCGTGGTGCAGTCGTGGATCGATGCTGGCCAGCGGCCCTCCATCGGCTGGCAGATGCTTTCCTTCATCCTCATCACCGCTGCGGAGGTGATGGTGGCCATCGTGGGACTGGAGTTCGCCTACACCCAGGCGCCTCGGGCGATGAAGTCCTGGGTGATGTCGCTTTTCTGGCTGGCGGTGTGGCTGGGGAACTATTTCACCGCGGAAGTGAACCGTTTCATCTCCACACCATCGGCGGCGCAGACGCAATTTTCCCAAGCGATCTCCAGGCTTCCGGAGGACTGGAAAGAATCTCCGAGGAACATCGTGCTGCCGGGATATGACGGCATCACCGGCACCATGGACGATTTTGTCGCCCGCTGCCGTCAGGGCCGGCTGGACTCTTTTGAGATCCCGGGCCGCGACCTGTATTTCTCCGCCGCGGAGAGGATCGAGCAGGTTTCCGCGGAGAAATTCCCCAGCAAGGACGATGGCAACCTGCTGCTGCAGGGGATGAAGGATCCGTGGGGGCATGCCATGCGTTACGAGGTGATCGACTCCTCACACATCCGTATCTCCAGCAAGGGCCCCGGGGAAAAGGAGAAGTCAGAATGGAGTCTGGGTGTGGTCATTGAGAAAACGGAAGGAGAAGCGGTGGCTCCGAAAAATACATGGCTGGCCCGGAGGAAAGCGGAGTTGGGGATCCGGGAAAAGGCATCGCCGGGGGGCTTCAAGCGGACGGAGTTCTCCGGTGGGGAGAGCAAGCTGGAAGGCGCGGCCTACTTCCGCTTCTTCACGTGGCTGATCCTCGGGACGCTGGTTGTTTATCTGCCGTTCTCGCTGATCTACCGCCCGAAGACGTATCTGCATGAGTCGTAA
- a CDS encoding aminopeptidase, with the protein MHDARIDALAKQLVRYSTALKKGEKVLIDLYDVPDSIGLALIREARAKGALPFIRIHQSRLSREMLKGAEDAQYSVVAKHLLAEMKDMDAYIAVRGGYNIAETSDVPAEKMQLAMKHMRPVLDHRVKKTRWCVLRWPSPSMAQQANMSTEAFEDFYFKVCLLDYKALVPAMNALKKLMESTDQVHLKGPGTDLRFSIKGIPAVICGGNFNIPDGEVFTAPVRDSVEGHITYNAPTIYQGIGFDTIRLEFSKGKIVKAEAGGKTKALNKILDSDEGARFIGEFALGFHPVIREPMRDILFDEKIAGSFHFTPGQAYEIADNGNRSQVHWDMVNIQRKDYGGGEVWFDGKLIRKDGVFLPKSLAKLNG; encoded by the coding sequence ATGCACGACGCCCGCATTGACGCCCTCGCAAAGCAGTTGGTCCGCTACTCCACCGCCCTGAAAAAAGGCGAGAAAGTCCTCATCGATCTCTACGATGTGCCGGACTCCATCGGGCTGGCGCTGATCCGCGAGGCCCGGGCGAAGGGGGCGCTGCCATTCATCCGCATCCACCAGTCCCGCCTCAGCCGGGAGATGCTGAAGGGCGCGGAGGACGCGCAGTATTCCGTCGTCGCCAAGCACCTGCTGGCGGAGATGAAGGACATGGACGCCTACATCGCCGTGCGGGGCGGCTACAACATCGCGGAAACCTCGGATGTGCCCGCGGAGAAGATGCAGCTCGCGATGAAGCACATGCGTCCTGTTCTCGACCACCGGGTGAAGAAGACCCGCTGGTGTGTGCTCCGCTGGCCCAGCCCATCCATGGCGCAGCAGGCGAACATGAGCACCGAGGCGTTCGAGGACTTCTATTTCAAGGTCTGCCTGCTCGACTACAAGGCGCTCGTCCCGGCGATGAACGCGCTGAAAAAGCTCATGGAATCAACGGACCAGGTCCACCTCAAGGGACCGGGCACCGACCTGCGTTTCTCGATCAAGGGCATCCCCGCGGTCATCTGCGGAGGAAATTTCAACATCCCGGACGGCGAGGTGTTCACCGCCCCCGTGCGCGATTCCGTGGAAGGCCACATCACCTACAACGCGCCGACGATTTACCAAGGCATCGGCTTCGACACCATCCGCCTGGAGTTCTCCAAGGGCAAGATCGTGAAGGCCGAAGCCGGCGGGAAGACCAAGGCGCTCAACAAGATCCTCGACAGCGATGAGGGTGCCCGCTTCATCGGCGAATTCGCCCTCGGCTTCCACCCGGTCATCCGTGAGCCGATGAGGGACATCCTGTTCGACGAGAAGATCGCAGGTTCCTTCCACTTCACCCCGGGTCAGGCGTATGAAATCGCCGACAACGGCAACCGTTCCCAGGTCCACTGGGACATGGTGAACATCCAGCGCAAGGACTACGGCGGCGGCGAGGTCTGGTTCGACGGCAAGCTCATCCGCAAGGACGGCGTCTTCCTGCCGAAGTCGCTCGCAAAGCTGAACGGGTAG
- a CDS encoding phosphoribosylglycinamide formyltransferase: MVLGILGSGSGSNMQAILDAIAAGTLDARIALVLSDNPDAYILERAAKNGIPSGVIDCRGFKTKFPDEAQAETAARLKEAGVELVCLAGFMRLVKRPLLDTFPERILNIHPSLLPAFPGIAAWKQAVDAGVSETGCTVHYVDDGMDTGPVILQERIPVHPEDTDKTLHARIQVVEHRLYPEAIRRVAQTSSR, from the coding sequence ATGGTCCTCGGCATTCTCGGTTCCGGCTCCGGCTCTAACATGCAGGCGATCCTCGATGCGATCGCAGCGGGCACGCTCGACGCCCGCATCGCCCTGGTGCTGTCCGACAATCCGGACGCCTACATTCTGGAGCGCGCGGCCAAGAACGGCATTCCGTCCGGCGTGATCGACTGCCGGGGGTTCAAGACAAAGTTCCCCGATGAAGCGCAGGCGGAGACCGCCGCCCGGCTGAAGGAAGCCGGGGTGGAGCTGGTCTGCCTGGCGGGATTCATGCGGCTGGTGAAGCGTCCGCTGCTGGACACCTTCCCGGAGCGCATCCTCAACATCCACCCGTCCCTCCTGCCTGCCTTCCCCGGCATCGCGGCGTGGAAGCAGGCGGTGGACGCCGGGGTTTCCGAAACGGGTTGCACGGTCCACTACGTGGACGACGGTATGGACACCGGCCCCGTCATCCTCCAGGAGAGGATCCCCGTCCACCCGGAAGACACGGACAAGACGCTCCACGCCCGCATCCAGGTGGTGGAGCACCGGCTTTATCCGGAAGCGATCCGGCGGGTGGCGCAAACCTCCTCGCGGTAA